One genomic region from Leptospira tipperaryensis encodes:
- a CDS encoding glycosyltransferase codes for MISGLTVSLVIYKPNLEVLKESLDSLLQSVLYQSQNGTERLEFVVDLIDNSPERSEGADKILEELQARKDLKKTKIDFRYFHFPENLGYGAANNRSILESKKKFHLVLNPDIKMIPETIELCVRYLKENPTCDAVVPSVLNWESFGKEADFNDLQFLVKSYPSVFVLFLRSFAPRFLKRIFHKRLDSYDLREKDWQLTQKSVPLVSGCFIFARTESLQKIRGFDESFFLYFEDFDLSMRLNRKDYFPEVRIYHKGGNSSKKGFLHIRLFAISAFRFFRKFGWKWI; via the coding sequence TTGATTTCCGGACTTACCGTTTCCCTCGTCATTTATAAGCCGAACTTGGAAGTGCTAAAAGAATCGTTAGATTCTCTTTTGCAGTCCGTTCTATATCAAAGCCAAAATGGGACCGAAAGATTGGAATTCGTTGTGGATCTCATAGACAATTCTCCCGAACGCAGCGAAGGCGCCGACAAAATTTTAGAGGAACTTCAAGCGAGAAAGGATTTAAAAAAGACGAAAATTGATTTTAGATATTTTCATTTTCCGGAGAATCTTGGTTACGGCGCCGCAAACAATCGATCTATCTTAGAATCGAAAAAAAAATTTCATCTTGTATTGAACCCAGATATCAAAATGATTCCGGAGACGATCGAGCTTTGTGTTCGTTATCTAAAGGAAAATCCGACGTGCGACGCGGTGGTTCCGAGCGTTCTAAATTGGGAAAGTTTTGGGAAGGAAGCCGATTTCAACGATCTGCAATTTCTTGTAAAATCGTATCCTTCGGTTTTTGTTTTATTTCTGAGATCGTTTGCGCCCCGCTTTCTAAAACGAATCTTTCATAAACGATTGGACTCTTATGATCTGAGAGAAAAGGACTGGCAATTGACCCAAAAATCCGTTCCTCTGGTCAGCGGTTGTTTTATCTTTGCAAGAACGGAATCCCTTCAGAAAATTCGAGGTTTTGACGAATCGTTCTTTTTGTATTTCGAGGATTTCGATTTATCCATGCGTTTAAACCGCAAAGATTATTTTCCGGAAGTTAGGATCTATCACAAGGGTGGAAATTCTTCTAAAAAAGGTTTTTTGCATATTCGACTTTTTGCAATTTCTGCGTTTCGTTTTTTTAGAAAGTTTGGTTGGAAGTGGATTTGA
- a CDS encoding DASS family sodium-coupled anion symporter codes for MKQKPLTILIMLLCLGGLFFVQLWLGIPFSVSVMISIFTLAAVFWVTEPIPGYATSILIIFLEILFFANPLGLPLLKVAQGKNPAASVFLSSIADSSILLFLGGFVLAKASVKTGLDRFLANRVIRKFGTKSHQVLLGFMFTTGFISMWMSNTATTSLMIALSYPLFQILPEKEPFRKALLLGIPFAANIGGVGTPIGSPPNIIAMSLLKQQGISVSFGTWILFALPLVVILIISTWFLLLKLFPEDGSLELVVEFPEVEGGTGSYSFQVAAFIFLGTVLLWFTENLHGIPAGVIALLPLILFPAFGILNEKDINSLEWSVLLLIAGGIAIGVGLQQSGMSLWFSDILKPITKPEYAVSVLFLLCILALLLSTFMSNTAATNLLVPFAFPLSVIILPGSQVYLLEVCLGIALSASLAMSLPVSTPPNAIAYAVGGFEIRDMIKAGLPVGLFGLLLTLIGYFIFL; via the coding sequence ATGAAACAAAAACCGCTTACAATTCTTATCATGTTACTTTGTTTGGGCGGTTTATTTTTCGTTCAACTCTGGCTCGGAATTCCGTTTTCCGTTTCCGTGATGATCAGTATTTTTACTCTCGCAGCCGTCTTTTGGGTAACGGAGCCGATTCCCGGTTACGCGACTTCCATCCTAATCATATTTTTAGAAATCCTATTCTTTGCAAATCCGTTAGGCCTTCCTCTACTTAAAGTTGCACAAGGTAAGAATCCGGCGGCTTCCGTCTTTCTTTCTTCGATCGCAGATTCTTCGATCCTTTTGTTTTTAGGCGGTTTCGTATTAGCAAAAGCCAGTGTAAAAACCGGATTGGATCGTTTTCTTGCAAATCGAGTGATTCGTAAGTTCGGAACAAAGAGCCATCAGGTTCTTCTGGGTTTTATGTTCACTACCGGTTTTATTTCCATGTGGATGAGTAATACCGCGACGACTTCTCTAATGATTGCGTTATCTTATCCTCTGTTTCAAATTCTCCCAGAAAAGGAACCGTTTCGTAAAGCCCTTCTTTTGGGAATCCCATTTGCCGCAAACATAGGCGGAGTGGGAACTCCGATCGGTTCTCCGCCGAATATCATCGCCATGAGCCTTTTAAAACAGCAAGGGATTTCTGTTTCCTTTGGCACGTGGATCCTGTTCGCATTGCCGTTAGTCGTCATTCTGATTATTTCTACTTGGTTTTTACTTTTGAAATTGTTTCCGGAAGACGGGTCTCTGGAGTTAGTCGTTGAGTTTCCGGAGGTAGAGGGTGGAACCGGTTCGTATTCGTTTCAAGTTGCGGCATTCATCTTTTTGGGAACTGTCCTACTTTGGTTTACTGAAAATCTACACGGGATTCCGGCGGGAGTGATCGCGCTTTTGCCTCTCATTCTTTTTCCTGCGTTTGGAATTTTGAACGAGAAAGATATCAATTCTCTGGAATGGTCCGTTCTTTTGTTGATCGCCGGTGGGATTGCGATAGGAGTTGGTTTGCAACAGAGCGGGATGAGTCTTTGGTTTTCGGATATCCTAAAACCCATTACGAAACCGGAATATGCGGTTAGCGTGTTATTTCTTCTTTGTATTTTGGCTCTTCTTTTAAGCACCTTTATGTCGAACACGGCGGCCACCAATCTTCTTGTTCCATTTGCGTTTCCGCTTTCCGTCATCATCCTTCCCGGATCGCAAGTCTATCTTTTGGAAGTTTGTCTAGGAATCGCGTTGTCCGCTTCTCTTGCGATGTCCCTGCCTGTGAGCACTCCTCCGAACGCAATTGCCTACGCGGTGGGAGGTTTTGAAATCAGAGATATGATCAAGGCCGGATTGCCGGTAGGGCTTTTCGGTTTGCTTTTGACTTTGATCGGTTATTTTATATTTCTCTAA
- a CDS encoding antitoxin, with protein sequence MKTTLEIPDTLYKQAKIKAAERGVSMRVLIITALEHNLKMEEEYARIKAAEKFESNRYGWPVLPKQKGIKVTNELINRLKEEEG encoded by the coding sequence GTGAAAACTACCTTGGAAATCCCGGACACTCTCTACAAACAGGCCAAAATCAAGGCCGCGGAACGAGGCGTTTCGATGAGGGTCTTAATCATTACTGCGTTAGAGCACAACTTGAAAATGGAAGAAGAATACGCCAGAATCAAGGCTGCGGAAAAATTTGAATCCAATCGATACGGATGGCCGGTGCTTCCAAAACAAAAGGGGATTAAGGTCACAAACGAATTGATCAACCGACTCAAAGAGGAGGAAGGTTAG
- a CDS encoding TA system VapC family ribonuclease toxin: MAYLLDVNVLIALSDANHTFHETAWSWFDQKSRRGWATCPITQNALVRILSNTSYPGSPGGVEVVSEILHSLLKVKGHKFVPDNISINSPSLFLKFGFVSSKQLTDVYLLALSVHHKLKFATFDSKIPFRAVESGKDHLELIVA; encoded by the coding sequence ATGGCTTATCTTTTGGACGTGAACGTTTTGATCGCGCTCAGCGATGCAAATCATACCTTTCACGAGACGGCTTGGAGTTGGTTTGATCAGAAGTCGAGAAGGGGTTGGGCTACTTGTCCCATTACTCAGAACGCGCTTGTAAGAATTCTGAGCAACACGTCTTATCCCGGGAGTCCGGGCGGAGTCGAAGTTGTTTCTGAAATTCTTCATTCTCTCTTAAAGGTAAAAGGCCATAAGTTTGTTCCCGATAATATCTCCATCAATTCTCCTTCTTTGTTTTTGAAATTCGGGTTCGTAAGTTCGAAACAACTAACGGACGTTTATCTTTTGGCTTTGAGCGTTCATCATAAACTCAAATTTGCAACCTTTGATTCTAAGATTCCGTTTCGAGCCGTTGAAAGTGGAAAGGATCACCTCGAGCTCATTGTCGCTTAA
- a CDS encoding YdeI/OmpD-associated family protein, producing the protein MEELFKNLPVLFFKDPKEWERWLKKNHSEAAPIWIKFAKKESKIVSLTYAEALDVALCYGWIDSQKQKFDDSFWLQKFSVRGPKSIWSKINQEKTKALIKDGKMKPAGLKAIEAAKKDGRWDAAYESQSKAEIPKDFAKLLKQNPDAKEFFESLNSANRYAILFRLHHTKKEETRIKKMDQLIEMLKRKEKFHDNSKK; encoded by the coding sequence ATGGAAGAATTATTTAAGAATCTACCCGTTTTATTTTTTAAGGATCCGAAAGAATGGGAACGCTGGTTAAAGAAAAATCATTCCGAAGCTGCTCCGATTTGGATCAAGTTTGCAAAGAAAGAATCTAAAATCGTTTCTTTGACTTATGCGGAGGCTCTGGACGTCGCGCTTTGTTACGGTTGGATCGATAGTCAAAAGCAAAAATTCGACGATTCTTTCTGGTTACAGAAGTTTAGCGTTCGAGGCCCGAAAAGTATTTGGTCCAAGATCAATCAAGAAAAAACGAAAGCTCTGATAAAAGACGGAAAGATGAAACCGGCCGGACTCAAAGCAATCGAGGCCGCAAAGAAGGACGGTCGTTGGGATGCGGCCTATGAGTCCCAGAGTAAGGCGGAGATTCCAAAAGATTTTGCAAAACTTTTAAAACAGAATCCGGATGCGAAGGAATTCTTCGAGAGCCTAAATTCGGCGAATCGATATGCGATTTTGTTTCGCCTTCATCATACAAAAAAAGAAGAAACCAGGATAAAGAAGATGGATCAGTTGATCGAGATGTTGAAGCGGAAGGAAAAGTTTCACGATAACTCGAAAAAATAA
- a CDS encoding CapA family protein: MSFFILQIRKFFIFSISFILFSCLLPETMDSISKEETSESPSALAILQDKLDSVLHPEHNRDPELLKVLAGGDVMFNWGIRDTIQKHGEIAPVEGLKTLFGEADFRMVNLETPVVASKTEESKKAYIFTAHEKDMESLKFLGVDLVFLGNNHSFDHGPKGMVETLSILKKINILNVGAGKKMPEVFGPLSLSLKGTDLRIHSVTSIAESAHYATAVKAGVAPFLLPSLQASFFERRGRSNSAPPVRMVSLHWGVEYSPFPTVDQRKIAHALIDSGVKVVIGHHPHIPQGIELYRGGVILYSLGNLIFGSRNSYLNHNLIAILHIRKNVLEMVELVPIFGKFQKEDHKIRPVIGKEAREFLQEIAVLSGELGTELRVEEERAFLDLRPNSPLTPGSKRKK, encoded by the coding sequence GTGTCTTTTTTCATTCTTCAGATTCGGAAATTTTTTATTTTTAGCATCTCATTCATTTTGTTTTCCTGTCTTCTTCCGGAAACGATGGATTCCATCTCTAAAGAGGAAACTTCGGAATCTCCTTCCGCGCTCGCAATTCTCCAAGACAAGTTAGATTCCGTTTTGCATCCGGAACACAACCGAGATCCGGAACTTCTCAAGGTCCTCGCGGGTGGAGACGTTATGTTCAATTGGGGAATTCGAGATACGATTCAGAAACACGGAGAGATCGCACCCGTGGAAGGTCTAAAGACTCTTTTCGGAGAAGCCGATTTCAGAATGGTCAATCTGGAAACTCCGGTGGTTGCTTCCAAAACTGAAGAATCCAAAAAGGCTTACATCTTTACGGCCCATGAAAAAGATATGGAGTCCCTCAAGTTTTTGGGTGTGGATCTCGTCTTCTTGGGAAACAATCATTCCTTCGATCACGGGCCAAAGGGTATGGTTGAAACCTTATCTATATTAAAGAAAATTAATATTCTAAACGTCGGCGCCGGAAAAAAAATGCCCGAAGTTTTCGGACCCTTGAGTCTGAGCCTAAAAGGAACCGATCTTAGAATCCATTCCGTCACTTCGATCGCCGAGTCCGCGCACTACGCAACCGCCGTTAAGGCCGGGGTCGCTCCCTTTTTACTTCCTTCTCTCCAAGCCTCCTTTTTTGAAAGAAGGGGACGGTCGAATTCCGCCCCTCCCGTTAGGATGGTTTCGCTTCACTGGGGAGTGGAATATTCTCCTTTTCCCACCGTCGATCAGAGAAAGATCGCCCACGCGCTCATCGATTCGGGGGTGAAGGTCGTGATCGGTCATCATCCTCATATTCCACAAGGAATCGAGCTCTACAGAGGAGGGGTGATTCTCTATTCTCTGGGCAATCTCATTTTTGGAAGTAGGAACTCTTACCTAAACCACAATCTGATCGCGATTCTTCATATCCGAAAGAATGTTTTGGAAATGGTCGAACTCGTCCCGATATTCGGGAAATTCCAAAAAGAAGATCATAAAATTCGTCCCGTAATCGGAAAAGAGGCGAGGGAGTTCCTACAAGAGATCGCGGTCCTCTCCGGTGAACTCGGGACGGAACTCCGCGTGGAAGAAGAAAGAGCATTTCTCGACCTTCGACCCAATTCTCCCTTGACCCCGGGCTCTAAACGCAAAAAATAG
- the rpsF gene encoding 30S ribosomal protein S6, translated as MRNYELTTITRVSSREVAKTEVQETLGKHSVSITSDEDWGQRKLWHPIKHEEQGIFHHYKCSASPEAIAKVEKDFLINQNILRSMVVRLNG; from the coding sequence TTGAGAAACTACGAACTCACCACCATCACACGTGTGAGCTCTCGGGAAGTTGCAAAAACTGAGGTTCAAGAAACCTTAGGTAAGCATTCCGTTAGCATCACTTCCGACGAAGATTGGGGCCAAAGAAAACTCTGGCATCCGATCAAACACGAAGAGCAGGGCATCTTCCATCACTACAAGTGTAGCGCTTCTCCAGAAGCGATCGCAAAAGTGGAAAAGGATTTTCTAATCAACCAGAACATTCTTCGTTCCATGGTTGTCCGTCTCAATGGCTAA
- a CDS encoding single-stranded DNA-binding protein, which translates to MANDINRVTLVGRLTRDPEFKSINGTSLVNFSLANGRTYVSNGEKREESHFFDCEVWGKPADIIQQYCKKGKQIAIEGRLKQDTWETPEGKKASRIRIVVENFQLLGSRDDSSSSPRESSSSSGGNSYPSSPEYYSPAPDGDDDIPF; encoded by the coding sequence ATGGCTAATGATATCAATAGAGTGACTCTGGTCGGCCGCCTAACGCGGGACCCTGAGTTCAAATCGATCAACGGGACTTCTCTTGTAAACTTCTCACTGGCCAACGGCCGGACCTATGTGTCTAACGGTGAGAAGAGAGAAGAGTCTCATTTCTTCGATTGTGAAGTCTGGGGAAAACCGGCCGATATCATTCAACAGTATTGCAAAAAAGGCAAACAGATAGCGATTGAAGGACGACTGAAGCAGGACACTTGGGAAACTCCCGAAGGAAAGAAAGCGTCTCGTATCCGGATCGTAGTGGAGAATTTCCAACTACTCGGTTCGAGAGACGATTCTTCTTCCTCTCCAAGGGAATCATCCTCTTCTTCCGGAGGAAATTCTTATCCATCCTCTCCGGAATACTACAGCCCTGCACCGGATGGTGACGACGACATACCGTTTTAA
- the rpsR gene encoding 30S ribosomal protein S18, with amino-acid sequence MSENEVKEERSERSEHSSETSSEMEGKPQRKQNKYKKKVCRFTADPELAKQINYKNIELLERFITNRGKIIPRRITGTSARYQRVLAREIRKARSIGLLPYKVN; translated from the coding sequence ATGAGTGAGAATGAAGTAAAAGAAGAACGATCTGAAAGATCGGAACACAGTAGCGAAACTTCCAGTGAAATGGAAGGAAAGCCACAGAGAAAACAGAATAAATACAAGAAGAAGGTTTGCCGTTTTACTGCGGACCCGGAACTTGCAAAACAAATCAATTATAAGAATATTGAACTCTTAGAAAGATTTATCACGAACCGTGGTAAAATCATTCCAAGAAGAATCACAGGAACCAGCGCTCGTTACCAAAGAGTTCTCGCGCGTGAAATCCGCAAAGCAAGAAGCATCGGTCTTCTTCCTTACAAGGTTAACTGA
- the rplI gene encoding 50S ribosomal protein L9 encodes MRVILQKDVINLGDAGDLKEVADGYARNFLFPKKLAVRANEGNTKAALHQKKLGELKREKRKKAMEGFSSNLVGKEYEILVKTGGGDKLFGAVTPMDVASILKKDGIELDKRKIEIAEPIRSLGSYKIKIRLAEGIQPVITLHVKKEEE; translated from the coding sequence ATGAGAGTGATCTTACAAAAAGACGTTATCAATCTCGGGGACGCAGGCGACCTGAAAGAAGTTGCGGACGGTTACGCAAGAAATTTCCTTTTCCCGAAAAAACTCGCGGTTCGCGCGAACGAAGGAAACACAAAAGCGGCTCTTCACCAAAAGAAACTGGGCGAGCTCAAACGTGAAAAACGCAAAAAAGCGATGGAAGGTTTTTCCTCTAACTTAGTCGGAAAAGAATACGAGATTCTCGTAAAAACCGGCGGCGGGGATAAACTCTTCGGAGCGGTAACTCCTATGGACGTAGCTTCCATTCTAAAAAAAGATGGAATCGAACTCGATAAGAGAAAAATCGAGATCGCGGAGCCTATCCGCAGTCTGGGATCTTACAAGATCAAAATTCGCCTTGCAGAAGGAATCCAGCCTGTCATTACGCTTCACGTAAAAAAAGAAGAAGAGTAA
- the dnaB gene encoding replicative DNA helicase: MQSDSLYEPESERAFLGFLLLKGADNLIDVPVAPEDFYVDLHRRVYRAITDLVDKRITIDPVSVLNFLKENSLLKDEEKEFNYIYSLYRDTVVTQPLPYYATRIKRFSERRMYAKILQDSLELIRKEPGDNESVFNTVEKNLTEISRSIDAKGLLPVSSDKVALSDYIMEIMKNRGQITGLRTNFTKLDEATSGLKEHELMILAARPGNGKTTFALNIASNVALVYNQPVVIFSLEMSRIELLLKMVCADSQVESMKLKKSELTRADAPKLLESIVRVTSAPIYIDDSGGLTIDDFKGRVRKLLTTEKIGLIVVDYLQLMSDPKSKDGGRQQEVSSISRSLKQMAKEARCPIIALSQMSRAVEQRSKDQKPQLSDLRESGAIEQDADIVSFIYREEKVKADDEITPEMRGKAEIIIAKNRSGPIGSFHLAFRPELSRFDNID, from the coding sequence ATGCAGTCCGACTCTTTATACGAACCGGAATCCGAAAGAGCCTTCTTAGGATTCCTTCTTCTCAAAGGAGCGGACAACCTCATTGATGTTCCCGTTGCTCCGGAAGACTTTTATGTGGATCTCCACAGACGAGTCTACCGGGCGATTACGGATCTCGTTGATAAACGAATCACGATCGATCCGGTTTCGGTCCTCAACTTTCTCAAAGAAAATTCACTTCTCAAAGACGAAGAAAAAGAATTCAATTATATCTATTCCCTCTATCGGGATACGGTCGTTACACAACCGCTTCCATACTACGCGACTCGGATCAAACGATTCTCGGAGCGGAGAATGTATGCGAAGATTCTCCAGGATTCTCTCGAACTCATTCGAAAAGAACCCGGGGACAACGAATCCGTCTTCAACACGGTAGAAAAAAATCTCACCGAAATTTCCAGAAGTATAGACGCTAAGGGTCTGTTGCCCGTGTCCTCGGACAAGGTTGCCCTTTCCGATTACATTATGGAAATCATGAAGAATCGGGGGCAGATCACCGGTCTTCGAACCAACTTTACGAAGTTAGACGAGGCGACCTCCGGCTTAAAGGAACACGAGCTTATGATTCTCGCTGCTCGTCCCGGTAACGGTAAAACGACGTTCGCCCTGAACATCGCGTCTAACGTGGCTCTCGTTTACAACCAACCCGTGGTCATCTTTTCTTTGGAGATGAGCCGGATCGAACTCCTTCTCAAAATGGTCTGCGCGGATTCTCAAGTGGAATCCATGAAGCTCAAAAAATCCGAACTCACCCGGGCTGACGCTCCCAAACTTTTGGAATCGATCGTTCGTGTCACTTCGGCGCCGATCTATATTGACGACTCGGGCGGTTTGACCATCGACGACTTTAAAGGTCGAGTGCGGAAACTTCTGACCACCGAAAAGATCGGTCTGATCGTCGTGGATTATCTCCAGCTCATGAGCGATCCGAAAAGTAAGGACGGAGGTCGTCAACAAGAGGTCTCCTCGATTTCTCGTTCCCTCAAACAGATGGCGAAAGAAGCGAGATGTCCGATCATCGCGCTTTCTCAGATGTCTCGGGCGGTGGAGCAGAGATCCAAGGATCAAAAACCGCAACTTTCCGACTTACGGGAGTCGGGCGCGATCGAGCAGGATGCCGACATCGTCTCCTTTATCTACCGAGAAGAGAAGGTAAAGGCCGACGACGAGATCACTCCCGAGATGCGAGGAAAGGCCGAGATCATCATCGCAAAGAATCGTTCGGGGCCTATCGGTTCTTTTCATCTTGCCTTCCGGCCCGAGCTTAGCAGATTTGATAATATAGATTAG
- the aspS gene encoding aspartate--tRNA ligase — translation MEHWIQENYNKRSWAGELNESLEGKKIVLYGWSFRFRDQGGVIFIDLRDRTGIIQVVARKELLGDAFTLAEKVRSEYVIAVEGTLKKRDAESINPRMPTGTIEVVLDKLSILNAAKTPPFSLDEFDDISEELRLKYRYLDFRREELKNRMLKRHEFVFAIRNYLNKRKFVEIETPILNKSTPEGARDFLVPSRLNPNQFYALPQSPQIFKQILMVGGMERYFQIVKCFRDEDLRADRQPEFTQLDMEFSFVSQEEILAEMEGLISNVYKEVFNIQLSTPFPRMTYKTAMEEYGSDKPDLRFGMKLVNVSEIVKDCDFNVFSGAVKGGGTVKVVCVPGGSTISRKEIEDYTAWLNRDYKAKGLAYMKHGAEGLESTITKRFKKEELEAISKACASKEGDMLFFGADESDIVNHSLGALRLKLSERFETPKEGDTNITWIVDFPMFEWNKDHKRWDALHHPFTSPSDESIPYFESMESLQKNAGNATAKAYDLVMNGVEIGGGSIRIHSRDVQNQVFRVLGIEEEEAKEKFGFLLEALEYGAPPHGGLAFGVDRILMLLTGGKSIRDVIAFPKTQKGLCLMSECPSPVEEKQLQELKIKLVKV, via the coding sequence TTGGAACACTGGATTCAGGAAAATTATAACAAACGCTCTTGGGCGGGAGAATTGAACGAGTCTCTGGAAGGTAAAAAAATCGTTCTCTACGGTTGGTCGTTTCGATTCCGCGATCAGGGCGGCGTGATCTTCATCGATCTTCGGGACAGAACCGGGATCATTCAAGTTGTAGCTCGCAAAGAACTCTTAGGAGACGCCTTCACACTTGCGGAAAAGGTTCGTTCCGAATACGTGATCGCGGTGGAAGGAACTCTCAAAAAAAGAGACGCAGAATCCATCAATCCAAGGATGCCTACCGGAACGATCGAAGTCGTTTTGGATAAATTATCGATTTTGAATGCAGCCAAAACTCCTCCATTTTCCTTGGATGAGTTTGACGATATCTCCGAAGAACTCAGACTCAAATACAGATATCTGGATTTCCGAAGGGAAGAATTGAAGAATCGAATGCTCAAACGTCACGAGTTCGTATTCGCAATTCGTAATTATCTCAACAAACGCAAGTTTGTCGAAATCGAAACTCCGATCCTAAACAAATCCACTCCGGAAGGCGCGAGAGACTTTCTTGTTCCTTCTCGTCTCAATCCGAATCAGTTCTACGCGCTTCCTCAGTCTCCTCAGATCTTCAAACAGATCCTGATGGTCGGCGGAATGGAACGTTACTTTCAGATCGTGAAATGTTTTCGAGACGAAGACTTGCGCGCCGATAGACAACCCGAGTTCACTCAGCTCGATATGGAATTCTCATTCGTGAGTCAGGAAGAAATTCTCGCGGAGATGGAAGGTCTGATCTCGAACGTTTATAAAGAAGTTTTTAATATTCAGCTTTCGACTCCTTTCCCAAGAATGACCTACAAAACCGCGATGGAAGAATACGGATCCGATAAGCCCGATCTTCGTTTTGGTATGAAGCTCGTAAACGTTTCTGAGATCGTAAAGGACTGCGACTTCAACGTATTCTCCGGAGCCGTAAAAGGTGGAGGAACCGTAAAGGTCGTTTGTGTTCCGGGCGGTTCTACGATCTCCAGAAAAGAAATCGAAGACTACACCGCGTGGTTGAACCGAGACTACAAAGCCAAGGGCCTCGCCTACATGAAACACGGCGCGGAAGGTTTGGAATCTACGATCACAAAACGTTTTAAAAAGGAAGAATTGGAAGCGATTTCCAAAGCCTGCGCTTCGAAAGAAGGGGACATGCTTTTTTTTGGCGCGGACGAATCCGATATCGTCAATCATTCGTTAGGCGCTCTTCGTTTGAAACTTTCCGAAAGATTTGAAACTCCCAAAGAAGGGGATACCAATATCACCTGGATCGTGGATTTTCCTATGTTCGAATGGAACAAGGACCACAAACGTTGGGACGCTCTGCATCACCCGTTTACTTCTCCCTCGGACGAAAGTATTCCTTATTTTGAATCTATGGAATCGCTTCAGAAGAATGCGGGCAACGCGACCGCAAAGGCTTACGACCTTGTGATGAACGGCGTCGAAATCGGAGGCGGTTCGATCCGGATCCATTCTCGAGACGTTCAAAATCAGGTGTTCCGAGTTCTCGGAATCGAAGAGGAAGAGGCTAAGGAAAAATTCGGATTTTTACTCGAAGCCCTCGAATACGGAGCTCCACCTCACGGCGGTTTGGCGTTCGGAGTCGATCGGATTCTAATGCTTCTCACCGGCGGAAAATCGATCCGGGACGTGATCGCATTCCCGAAAACCCAAAAAGGACTTTGTTTGATGAGCGAATGCCCTTCTCCTGTGGAAGAAAAACAACTCCAGGAATTGAAGATCAAACTGGTTAAGGTATAA
- a CDS encoding PhoH family protein: protein MDILPRGNGFQIEGESAKVDFALDFFRKLEANYRERPDRDFTDSFDFAYILKDAGKELRKKKVWETETDRTMPWKPSEKILTTYRGKHIFPRTRNQENYFRSFQDNLITFALGPAGTGKTFLSVATACRFLQAGTIDKIILTRPAVEAGENLGFLPGDLNQKVDPYLRPVYDALNECIGAEKTQEYISLTKIEIAPVAFMRGRTLSNAFIILDEAQNCTLAQLKMIMTRLGRNSRMCISGDSTQIDLDHGRSGLEKVVTLFKNTDQIGMVFFGKEDITRHPLVEVIVRKFEEL from the coding sequence ATGGATATCCTCCCCAGAGGGAACGGTTTTCAGATCGAAGGTGAGTCTGCAAAGGTGGACTTCGCACTCGACTTTTTTAGAAAACTCGAAGCGAACTACCGCGAACGTCCTGACCGGGACTTTACAGATTCATTCGACTTTGCTTATATTCTAAAAGACGCAGGTAAGGAACTCCGCAAAAAAAAGGTATGGGAGACCGAGACGGATCGGACCATGCCTTGGAAACCATCGGAAAAAATTCTCACCACCTATCGTGGAAAACATATCTTCCCGAGAACTCGAAATCAGGAAAATTATTTCCGATCCTTTCAAGACAATCTGATCACGTTCGCACTCGGTCCTGCGGGAACCGGGAAAACGTTTTTGTCCGTGGCAACCGCCTGTAGATTTTTACAAGCCGGAACGATCGATAAAATCATTCTTACAAGACCCGCGGTCGAAGCGGGGGAGAATCTCGGATTTTTACCCGGAGATCTCAATCAGAAAGTGGACCCTTATCTTCGTCCGGTTTATGACGCCTTGAACGAATGTATCGGCGCCGAAAAAACTCAAGAGTACATTTCTCTTACAAAGATCGAAATCGCTCCCGTCGCTTTTATGCGTGGAAGAACTCTTTCTAATGCGTTTATCATTTTGGACGAGGCTCAGAACTGTACGCTCGCACAGCTCAAGATGATTATGACCCGTTTGGGCCGAAATTCCCGCATGTGTATTTCCGGAGATTCGACTCAAATCGACTTGGATCACGGTCGTTCGGGACTCGAAAAAGTAGTGACTTTATTCAAAAACACGGATCAAATTGGAATGGTGTTTTTCGGGAAAGAAGATATTACCAGACACCCGCTCGTGGAAGTAATCGTTCGCAAGTTCGAGGAGTTGTAA